Within the Cervus canadensis isolate Bull #8, Minnesota chromosome 17, ASM1932006v1, whole genome shotgun sequence genome, the region ATAAATTAGAACAATAAATTTCTCAAGAAATTCCAAGCACCCTTCCTCATATCCTGCTGTTGAAATAAAGCCAAACCTAAAATGCCCAGTGTTGAGCTttgtcatttatatatttgtctgATGGCTCCAGAGGTAGTTTCCATGGTAAGCTCCCTGTGCACAAGAAGCAGGGTGAGTGGAATGTCTCCTTCCAATGAAGAACTTTTCACTGACAGTGATAAAGGCCAAGAACCTCCTTCACACAAATGATTGAAAAACAGAACACGaaggacatttttattttgttttgtttcctttgtgtgGTATCTGACTTCAGTGCAAATACCCATTTAATCAAGAATACAAAGACTGCCACCTTTGCTGGCTAAGGGCGTTCCAGAGACTGCAGTAAACATATAtagctcttttcctttttttgtgaggAAATTCCTGTGAGGTTGTCATTTCATGCTCCTGTTGTGCACTTTTGCCTCCTCTTAGAAGAGGGAAAAAGATTTttccaaaggaacatttcagagTAAGCTAAATCAAATCTGGAAAAActtgaaatgctttaaaatttagcTGACATTTATctactgtcattttaaaaaatatataattgacacataacattgtattagtGTTAGGTGTATAATGTAATGATTTGATGTATTGCAAAATGACTGCCAGAATAAGTTAACAACCATCACTACACTTAGTTACAGATTTGGTTTTCTTGAGATAAGAACTTTCAAGagctattctcttagcaactctCAAATATACAAAACAGTACCATTAACTATAGTCTTCATGTTACACATTACATCCTCAGGATTTATTTGTCTCACAACTGGAAGCTAttgtcattaatttttataaatataaagacTTTGGGGGAGAATATATAATAGAAGCCACTATTGACTGGACCTTTCTGGCTCgggcattttttttctcttggagcTGATGAGATCAAATTGAACCTATACCTCTAAGCTAGCACaggctctctttctctttcaccttcgAATCATTCTTTTCTAATACCTTCTATTACAACAGACGCTCTTTTtcctctttaggtcctcttcattctcctccctaatttcttcaattctaGGGATATCACAGTCTATCTGCCTTCAAGTCTCTCCTTAAGCTTTGCTTCTTCTAGGTAATCTGTCCTGTGATAACAAGGGTGAGGGCACATTGCAAACATTCTCAAATGTATAAAACATGAAGTGACATTATATTACTAATGCTATCCTCATCACTGAtaagaaaatggaatatttgaTTCTGAGAGACTGTGGTCCTTGTTTTCAGCAAGTATTAACAAAGACTCTCCCAGAATAATAACTGGTTTAGAGTTTGAATTGCTGTCAAATAAGACAAATAGTATCTCATCTTAATAATGCAGCCCTTTAAAAATCCCTAGTATCAGACAAagtaaaggtatatttaaaaagacCTCATAATTGCTTGGGTAACTtatggaaaaataataacaactgaCTTGAAGTGCTGGTGGTCATATGCATGCCCTGTAGGCAGGCCTGTCTGTGATGTACCAGGGCAAGTATTATAAAACatgtttaatataaaatgtgTTCCTGGGGTCAGTCTACTCTGTCGATGTCGGTGTGACATTAAGTGTGACTTAGGACCTAGATCTTTAAACACAATAAGAGTTTGGTATGATATAAGTTACATCTATATCAGTCAAACAAAGGATTATAAGTtgttacctttttaaaaagaaaagattagatAAAATTGAGTTTAGCTCTGGACAAATAAGATTTAGCACCCTCCGCAAAATgtagtattatttttattctgacaATTTACACTCCATGCTATCACAGCTACTCTTATACCATGGAAAGGCATGAGAAAGACCAGACATATTTAATAaactagtttaaaaataaaaagttatttgcTGGTTCTTTAGGAAATGGAgactataataaaatacatttactttttaattcattGAACCATTTTACCCCCTACATTTTTTGCATGTATATAACTAAACAACTAGATAAACATATTTGGAGAGAAAAACTTTTCTTCTGTGATCaagcacaacaacaaaaaagtccatgtaaagtcaatattttaaggaatttgaGGTGGGATCTTTCAAATCTTGTCATTTGACATTAAACAATAAAATCTAAAACCCATTTCAAAGATGTACTAAATTCCCAATCTGAAAGTAATTGCTGTTCCTTGTCCCATGTGTATATATCATCAGCACAACTAAGAAAGAACTGCAGCCAGGCCTGGACCACCGCCAAGCAATTGATTATTAGCCATTAAAAGGGAAATGTTTACTTATTCATGGCAAGTAGTTTTTAGAAGGAAAGGCAAAGAGGTCTGATTTTAAATGCTGCCTTTTCTTTCCATCCTAAGGCTGATGAAAATCATTCACTTCTTCTTGGAAATGTCAAAAGCccgtttttattttccttttgctatTTTAACCAGAATACTGATAAAAAGGGGAGAGCAGTTGCTATGAGGCAAAGAAAAATGTCCTGGCAGTTGAGGGCCCTCCATCTATCAAGGGGAATTTGCAATGTTGCCTCTTTTCAAGACTGTATAGATTTGCAGGATTTTGTGAAACACTTAACCAAAATGGAAGGATTTAAAAGCAGAATGCAAGATATAGatgcaatcatttaaaaaaaaaatcaagatactttagttttatttcagaattttctagtcTTAAATTCTCAAGCACGCAACAGTGATGACCATCTTGGCTAATACTTTTGAAAGGGTGATTAGTGCAGACTGCTTAAGTATACTCACTATAGCACAGATGCTTTAAGATTAAAAACTCTTACTGGGATTGAGATGTACTACATCCAATTACAGGGAAACAAATACTTatctaattaaataataattttcacaAGCTATGTTGAGTTTCAAAATAAGTTCAAGTGTCCAGAGCACCgaagaatgttttaaaactggaaaagaatagCCAGTCATTTGTTCACCAGTGATTTCTAGGATATTTCTAATATGTATAAAACAATATCACAACCTTTTTTCTAATGACCCAATATCAAAAAATGATTTTCTCCTCCCATGTCTTTGAGCtcatctgatgcgaagaggcAATTTAAAAAAGCACCTGCGTCTAGTAATTTTggctctccctctttttctctgcatttcttcAGAAGACACAGTTTAAGTGgaactatctcctggagtcctTGGGCTCTGGCTCTTGGAGATAATTTAGGTAAAGTCCCAGAGAACAGCTGAAAGGAGGACTGGACTAATGCAGAATCCACGATGAGGTAGGGAAGTTACAGTGCTTTCCAGAACCAGGAGGTACACAATTGTACCTCCTGGGGTATTGTACTTGGGGAATTCAAAACACAGACTGGGGCCCAGGAACACCGTTCCCAGATCAAGGGAGGTGAGGCTAGAAGTAATATTTGGAGCTAATCCCAGAGCTAGGTCCTTCCTAGAGCACAATTGCTAGATGGGGGATGTATCTCCTCTTTGGGAGCCAAATACTAAGAGTAAAAGCAAATATTTGATGCTGAAGAGCTCTTAAGAACTGAAGAGTGCCATTTGCTTATTTCTACACGTCAGTGTGGGCTTAGGATGTTAAATAGATTAAAAGGCTAAGAGAGGTCAGTCACTCCAGGAAAGACgcttcttttgcttctcttgacttggttctcttggcaaaactgttatcTACCTACCCCTCCCCACTCTTGTGGAGGCTCCTTGGGAAACTCAAAAGATGTCACATCCTCTTCTAGAACATCCTGGAAAATGTGGGGCCAGGATCCTAGGTATGAGACGTCTAGAAGGGTAAGAAGACCAAAGTCTGCTGGTTAATGCGATGAAGACGGTTTTAGAAAAATTCAACAGATATGTAATTATAAAACTGGTAGAGTCCTTAGAAATTACTGAATCTATTCTCTTCTGTTTTGGatgaaaaaaaaagcctcagagTGGTGAGGTGATTAAAGCTCGCTAGGAATGCCAATTGGCTTCCAGGTCAGAGCTGCTTCTACCTGACACAAGCCTCCAAGTTCAGACTCAAATTTGGGAGTCTGTCCTAATACTGGCCTAGGACAGTCTTTTTCGGTACCTTCCTTCCACCTCTCCCAGGAGAGGGGCTGACAGAGGTTGCTACGCATCGGGCGCCAGCCAGAGAGAAGGCCACGCGGCCCTGGGTCAGTCTCTGACCTGCCCAACCTCTAGGGTGCGGAGCTTAGGTGCTGGGCACTGTGCGCGCAGGGTTTCCGGCTTCTGCCGCTCTCCACCCCGGCTCCCTCCTCCGCCCTAGCTCGGCCGGGACAGCCAAGCCATTTCAATTTAATCTTCTTTAAAAAGACATAACTAATAAATCTATTGCCGAGACTTCGGAGAGACGGCCAGCAGAGTGGATCGTGCTCCCAATCCCATTGAACCCCATTGAAAACCATGACAACACAGGACAAGCTCCGATTTATCCCGGCGCGCTAAAGCGCATTGTGAGCAGGCGTCAATCACGCATTATTTCGGACTGAACAAATGCAAAATCTTGACTGGAACAAATGCTTCCAACAGGTCCGGGGCGTCGAGCTCCATTTCCCCTTTGTCCGCGGCCTAGCAGTTGGCCTGTATTGGGGTTGCCTCCGCCCGACCACCCAGGGCGCCGCACAGTCCCGGCGCCTCGGGCACGCTTGACAGGGAAGCTGCTGGGGAGGGTGCGCCAGGCCGGGTGGGGCGGCCGCAACTGCACGGGAGCCGGGTCCGAGTTCAGATCAGGTGACTGCAGGATTTCAGGTGCGGCCACCTGAGTGCCGCCGGCTCGCACGGAAATTTAACAACCCACTACCCTATCCACTGGCTGCGGAAGGAGAGGCTTCTGAGAGCGCGCTCGCTCGGCCCTTGGCTGAAGCGCAGCTACCGTGGAACCATGAGCCAAGAAAATGTGTCCGGCTCCTTGCACCTTCTACACGACCATTTCCTCGGGTAGGGAACGAGAAGATGTCGGGAAACCCCGAGCAGGCCATCTTTTCAGCCCGGCGGGCGCACTCCTAACTCCCGCAATCGGTCCCTCACTAGACCAGGCCCAGCAGCTTTGGTGGAGCGGAGAGCCGGAGCCACCCAAGGCCTGCTTTGGGGCAGAGGACGCACCTCCAGTCCCCGGCCTGACGTTGAGGCTACGGAGGCCAGGAGGTGCCCAGACGCCAAGGAGGCAGCAACGCCCTCCTAGAGCGCCCTTGGAAACGCCACCGCCCTTGAGGCCTAGAGTGGGCCTGGGCCAGCCACCGGGCAGAGTGGGAAAACGAGCCTAATACCTCGTAGGAAAATAGTTTGGCCTGATTCCGCCTCCATTTTGCTGGCCTGGGGCTCCCCGGATGCTCCCAGCCCTTCCCGAGCACCGCTGAATTTGCGGGCGCTTGGGGTGTGGGAGATTCCTAGAGGTCTTCGAAACCCTCTGCACAGACGCTGGCGAGGCCAGGCCTCTCCTCTGCGCCCGCCTGCAACTTCTCGCCTCTGAATCCTTACAGGAGCCcagccaaaaagagaaagagagcgcGCCAGTGTTCTACGCCGCCTTGTAAATCACTTTCCGGATAATTGCGGGAAACGAACACTCCAGCAAACAAGCTCGAGGAATAAAGCTAACAAGGAATAAATTCCTGGGTGCTCATAAACCCACCCAAGTCGCCCCCACCCTTCCCGGCGCTCCCGCGGGGCCAGGCTCGAAGtcagccctggaggaggaggaggaagacgggACCGGAGGGCGGTGGCCACTGCTCGCCACCCAAGATGTTATTCTTTGGCAACAATCCCCATTATCTGTCCCCACTTGGGACTAATCAGACAGAATCACTAATGCGGAGGGCAGCTTCCTGCCGCCTCTGGGAGGTAACGGGGCGCCCGAGGGGCGGaggacggggcggggcggggggcggaggtGGCACCTTCCGGGCTCGCCGGGGCTTTGGTGCAGCACTCATTCAGGTACTTAACACCCGGGAGACCCGGACCTCGGCTTTCAAAGCGTCCCGGGTGGGAAGAGCTGTTTATATAAACTGGGATTCCACGGTAAACGCGCCAGTATCTCGGTAGCCAGCGCATGGCGTGCGCCTCTCACGCCCACCCATAGGAGCGGCGTCGCGGGCCGCCCCTCGGTTCCAGATCTGCCCTGCCCCCGCCTCCTTCCTCTGCTCGGCCATGGCCACCTCTGGACACCTCAGCTTCACCGTGCGCAGGCTCCTGGATTTACCAGAGCAGGATGCGCAGCACCTGCGGAGGAGGGAGCCGGAGCTACGCGCCCCTGCGCCCGGCCCCTGCGCCACCTGGCTGGAATCCGAGCGCGGCCACTACCCCTGTGAGTGAGCAGAGGACAGCGGCGGGGGTGGAGGCGGGGGGAGTGAGCGGGCTTAGTGCGGGGAGGGGAAGTGGAAACCCCAGCCCAAGGTCTGGATTTCCTCAGTGTTGGACCCACAGACTCTGTCCTCCTGAAACCCCTAAGCCAGTTGGCATATCTTGAGAGCAGATCCCTGCGCCTGGCACTAACGCCCGGGATTTGGGTTTCCGTTTCTAGGGGtcagaatatttaaatatttaagacgCCGTCCTTAAATGCCTGAAAAAGTGGCCACGTTCTTCTGGCCTCGGTTTGGGATGAGCAGTACTGGCGAGCCTGGATTCAGGGTTTTGCAAACGTCGGCAAACCGTAGTGCAGTCGACCTCAAAGTGGCCCGTCTTGGTGAGGCAGCTTGCAGTGAACTCGTCTGCCAGCGCAGCGACCAGGACGGGTTGGTTTTAATAGACTCCCGGGGTGGGTTTCTTTGGAGGTGCAGTCCCAGGCTGTGGTCTAAAAGGTCGTCGAATTCAGAGAGTTGGGTGTCCAGATATGGGTCCAGGGAAGGAAACGGCCTCATCCCGAAAGCCGCGGGCGAGTGGGGGCGCCCTCCCGCTCGTGGGTCGGCGCCCGCGCTCCAGCGGCGGCCGGCGTCTCACAGGGCCGTGTCTCCTTTGCGTCCCTAGCCTCGGACGAGAGCAGCCCAGAGGCCAGCCCGAGGGACTCGTCGCAGCGGCCGTCCGCTCGGCCTGCGTCTCCGGGCTCGGACGCCGAGAAGAGGAAGAAGCGGCGGGTGCTGTTCTCCAAGGCGCAGACGCTGGAGTTGGAGCGGCGCTTCCGGCAGCAGCGCTACCTGTCGGCGCCCGAGCGCGAGCAGCTGGCGCGCCTGCTGCGCCTCACGCCCACACAGGTCAAAATCTGGTTCCAGAACCACCGCTACAAGCTGAAGCGCGCGCGCGCGCCGGGAGTGGCCGAGGCGCCCGACTTGGCCGCGGCTGCCGAGGTGCGCGCCGCGCCCGGCCTGCTGCGCCGCGTGGTGGTGCCCGTGCTGGTGCGCGACGGGCAGCCGTGCGGCGGCAGCGCCCAGGGGGGCACGGCCGCCGCCCGGGACAAGAGCACGGCGCCGCCAGCCGCCGCCTGCCCTGTGCCAGGCTACTCCGCCTTCGGGCCTGGCTCGGCTTTCGGCCTCTTCCCCGCCTACCAGCACTTAGCGCCCCCCGCCCTGGTCTCCTGGAACTGGTGAGGCAGCCGAGGGGCGCGGGCCCTGGGGGCTACGCCGGACCTGGAGTGAGCTCTGCAGCCCCAGCCGGGTTAGAGCCGGAGACCTGGAGCGAGTCCCGCCGCCCCACCTCCTTCGGCGCGGGGTCCTCTCCGGCGCCCCCACCGGCCGGCACTCCGAGGGAAGCTTTCGCCAAGACACCCCGTCTCCTCTTCCCTGGACCGCCAAACCCAGAGCTAGATTTTATTGCTTGAACCttatttgtacatttaaaaatagctatttgtATGGGAAGCAACTTATtttgagaaatagaatatttttcctctttgtggTGCGAGAATAAAATGTGTAGGGTTGGGTCCCCTTCTTGCGTGTCTGCCAGGAAACGGAGGTGGGAGCAGTGCTTTCCCGATCCGGAGTTTGGGGCTCCGGGCCACTCCTTACCCGCGAAGTTAAGGCCCACCCCGAGCTGGGTAGAAGGGCAGGACACAGTCCCCACACACGCCTTTAGGAAGAAACAAGGGgaacagagagaagaggagagagcagAGGCACCCTTTAAGTGTGGGGGTCCTTTAAGTGTGGGGTGGTGGCTCTGCTCCCAAAGTGAGACGGAGGCCCCTGAGCCGCTGGAGCTTCTAACTCCGAAAGTCAACCGAGTCGGCCACGAAGGGCATAAAGAGAGGGCATAATGAGCTTCTCCGTGAGGGCTCGGGGAATGCCAGCGGGACCCGGGCTGAGCGCGCTGCTGGCGGTTCGTTTCGGGGACCCGAGGGCCACGCGGGGAACCCCGTTATGCCTTGCGAGCGCCTCACTGGGCAGCTGTGATTTTCCGCCTCTTGGCGTGACACCTGGCCAGGGTGGGACCGGGAGCGGGTGGTGTGGTGGGGAATGACACACGGGTGGGACCCGTTGGTTCAGCCCGTGTCACCCACGGCCCCAGTGTACCGCTCGGGCCGGGATCTAGGGTTCTACCCCGCCGGGTTTGTAGCTGTGCTTCGTTGGGCATCCCTCGGTATCCGTAGTCGCAGGGCCTCCCATGCGGTACAGTGTTCACTCTCTCGGAGAAAATGTGAGGACCTTTCTCTCTGGCGCCCAGTGAAGGGAGATTCGAGTTTAAAGAGCAATTTGGGGGCATCAGATCCAGGGGCGGGAGCAAGGGCTCGATGAGGCCTGTGAGAAGTAGGCATTGGCCCTTTTTTGGGTTTTAGCTTTCTTGtcccaggaggaaaaggaggaggaggtagCGGGAGGGTGGATAGCTGAGGTCCTGTTGTCACCTGggattttgggggtggggagagacaggagggcagagggggaagggagaggggtgtTTGGGTCTCAGCTGCTGGCCACCTTGCCTTCCATATGGATGCAGTTATCTTAGAAGAATCTCTATCCTTAAACCTCCTTTTGTCTTGGGAACTGAAAAGAGCATTGTCAGGCCTGAAAAGGACCTAGACAAAATCCGCACTGTTTTGATTCAGGACTCTGTTTAATCAGTCCCTGGTGACAATGTACTGGGTGTTAGGGAGGACAATAGTATCTTTTTAAACCTTGTGGCCTTCGGGAAGACAAAGGGCTTGAATTTCATGGGCTTACAACTTCAATTAGAACAGTGTCAGTGTGTATGGGAGATTATCAAATTTGTATCATAAAACCTCTTTCTAATAAATGATTGCTGGGGTGGGAGCTGGATGTTGTAAGACATATATTGGAAACTGCCCTCGGGGCTTCCCAGTCAGCCCTGGCAGAGCGgatgggaaggaagaggagggaaggattTCTGAAGAAGGCCCCGCTCAGAACTTGTCCCTGCAGTCAGCTGGTTGGGAGCCTGGCTCTTCCATGCTCTTCTGAAAGGTTGTTTCTCCAGTAATGGAAGTAAAGACTCGTAGCTAGTTTTCTGTTCTTGTTGGTGACGAAGACCTGAACGTTCGTGAAAGTGCAAAATCACCACCTGTTTAGtttcctgccttttctttcctggagCTCCAGAAAAAGTAGGACTTGGGGTATGCAAAGCAGAGAGTCTATTAGCTATGAGGCCCATAGGACTAAAGGATCTGACTGGAAAGACTCACTTCCCAGGAAGATCTTTGGGAGAGCATCTTCAACCAGATTCACCTGGAGGGGAATTCACCCAGGTGGAGGACCCAGAGAGGTGGTCACAGCCGTAGGAGGCCAGCCCATGTCCTGTGGAAGAGAAGAGCAGACATTTTTTCCGgctctagcatcagggtctctctcgtctacagttcagttcagttgctcagttgtatccgactctttgcgaccccatgaatcgcagcacgccaggcctccctgtccatcaccaactcccggagtttactcaaacccttgttcccggagtttactcaaacccttgtccatcgagtgggtgataccatccaaccatctcatcctctgtcgtccccttcccctcctgcccccaatccttgcCAGCATCAGTTACCCACTTCTTTTTGCTCCCTTTCCTTTAGGTCCCTTCCTTTGTAGAGGAAAAGCCATAGGGGAGAGTTATTAATATATTCCCATCACCACCCACCCATTTTAGAAACTCAGGctgtcatttttcttctgttcacACCTGCAATCAGCTGCAACTGATGAATGTCAATTTCCTTTCTGACCTAAAAGATCTCCCCTAGGCCCTGACAAGAGAAACTAAACCCAAGGCCTCTCCCAGCAGCTGTGACAACTGTTGGGATCTCTCTCCCCAGATGAGAATGTTTCATACCTGTCACCATCACCAATATTGCAAGGCAGAGTCACACTAAGCAAACTTTATTGAAACTTGCTCTGTTCTAGGCATTGTTCCAGGCACTTTCACAGCTGATCTCACAGAAACCACTGCATATATAATACACcgattttgcagataagaaactgaggctcagtgtgTAGGAGTAAGCAGTCATAAACCTCACAGAATATTGCCATTGTCCTTAGCTTAGCCCTTACTTAAGCCACCCTGTAAACTGCCCTTAAAGTGGACAGTTGAAATCTTTATGTGATGACAACATATATACTACCCAGCCACCATAAAATTGTCTTATGGATGATCTGGAAGGATGGAAGAGCATGCCAAAAGTACCATACATGGCTTAAGGCCACTTAGAGAAATTGACCATGGCCTATCAAAGTAGCTGCTAACATTTATTGATGTTCCTGTGTATGAGGCAATATTCTAAGTTTTTAAGTCGGATTAACTCATGTAATGTTCGTAACAACCCCGTAAGATGCTACTGCTCTTCCTACCTTACAGGTGGTAAGGAAACTGAAGGCCAGAGAGGTTATCAGTAACTTGtccagatcacacagctagtaagtgacagagaagatctgaacccaggcagtctaaCGTTAGATCTCAAACCTTTACATGGTGGCAGTTATTTCCCATTCTTTGTTTATGCTTTATTCCTCCCAGTCAACAGTCTTGGTTACCTTATAGACACTTCTGTAAGAGACATGTTTTTAGCATCTCTGTGTCTCTCGATCTcttcccccaccacacacacccctccctccATCTACCAAAGCTCGAGCTTTTGGACACAGCCTCTGTGTTTGCCCTGTGTCTGTTTGTGTGCGTTCTTGCCCAGCTGTCAATGAAACACAGCTCTTGTCTGCAGGTCACAATATTTTCCTGTGACTATCGTCCCACCATTcttcttccagaaaaacatctgctgccGCTGCCTTGACACCAATTGTCCACTCAGCGTTTGGTTGCTGCTGACTTTGATAAGCTCCTCTAAgcttccccaacccccaggcccaGATCCCTGGGGAACTTTATGACTTTGGCTTCCCTAGCCCTTTCCCCTGTCATCTTTTTCCTTCCTACCTCTCCAGTGTTATCTTTATTATTAAATGTCATCCTCTTCACATTTACTCTCCTGCCATGgtaaacattttcactttatctCACTTAAGTCCCTATTGGGTGGAGATTGCAATTTTCACTTCAGTTTTCTCTCCCATTGTTCAGAGGATCTCACATCTTAACATGTCTGTTATCTGACCAATTTAACACTTTAGAATCTTAGATAACATGTTACTGATGGCTTAGTAGGAAGTTATTTGAGCTCAGGTTAATGTATACTTTCCTTTCTAACAGTGATGTTTAGTTGTTTATTATTCTCTTGCATTCACACAATTGTTGCCTCTTCAACCCACACACTTCACTACCTTTAAAACATTTAGACTTAGGGATGAAATGCCCAGGCAGGATAACTATGGACACTGCATGATTAATTATTTGTTAACCATGTTTATCTGTTCTAGGTATCTCAGTTAACCAGTCTAGGcagtttatctgtaaaatgaataacAGTCGAGAAAGCTTTTGGAATGCTAAGAAAGTACCGTCTCTACTCCAGGGCATGATCATTTCTATAGATATGATTGCGTTACTTGATATTCAAAATTTGCATGAGAAATTGTATCCCTCCAGGTCACTCATCATCTCTCCAAGCCATGATGTGGGAGTGGATTTGCTAAATGGTACCTTAATTACTTTCAGAAGTCCAATTCTGCACCTGTTAACACCCCTCCAATACCCTTGCCCAGACTAATAGCCACAGGTATGTgacgttcccttttctcctgtgttCCCACCATTCATGTCACTCAGTTTGTAAGCTCACCAGAAATGTGAACAGTATTCCCGTCAGTGCTGATCCATagagcagtatttttttttttaaaccaggaagAATCAGTTAGGCTGTTAAAACAGTCTTACGTCCTTCCCAAATTTTTAAGCACGGGGGGTTCTCCTTTTTCTCAACTATGCCCTGCGGAGAGTTCTTGTTGTGTATCCAGAAAAGTAACATCAGATTTTAGAAGCATAAGATCATACTCTCTTTAATACCCTGCCCTGTGGACCAATAAAAATCTCTAGCTCTTTATCGAGGTCCTGTAGTTGCAAAAGCTGCCCTAGTTTCAGTATAGTTGCTATGAGGAGGGTGTTATGGAAAGACCATCTGAGGGAACCTTGGTCATGCTTAATCTCCTCCT harbors:
- the NKX2-8 gene encoding homeobox protein Nkx-2.8, with the protein product MATSGHLSFTVRRLLDLPEQDAQHLRRREPELRAPAPGPCATWLESERGHYPSSDESSPEASPRDSSQRPSARPASPGSDAEKRKKRRVLFSKAQTLELERRFRQQRYLSAPEREQLARLLRLTPTQVKIWFQNHRYKLKRARAPGVAEAPDLAAAAEVRAAPGLLRRVVVPVLVRDGQPCGGSAQGGTAAARDKSTAPPAAACPVPGYSAFGPGSAFGLFPAYQHLAPPALVSWNW